A stretch of Aythya fuligula isolate bAytFul2 chromosome 1, bAytFul2.pri, whole genome shotgun sequence DNA encodes these proteins:
- the LOC116502351 gene encoding histone H1.01 has protein sequence MSETAPAAAPDAPAPSAKAAGKKPKKAAGGSKARKPAGPSVTELITKAVAASKERKGLSLAALKKALAAGGYDVEKNNSRIKLGLKSLVGKGTLVQTKGTGASGSFRLSKKPGEVKEKAPKKRAAAAKPKKPAAKKPASAAKKPKKAAVKKSPKKAKKPAATATKKAAKSPKKTAKAGRPKKAAKSPAKAKAVKPKAAKPKAAKPKAAKAKKAAPKKK, from the coding sequence ATGTCCGAGACCGCTCCCGCCGCCGCTCCCGATGCGCCCGCGCCCAGCGCCAAGGCCGCCGGCAAGAAGCCGAAGAAGGCGGCGGGCGGCTCCAAGGCGCGCAAGCCCGCGGGCCCCAGCGTCACCGAGCTGATCACCAAGGCCGTGGCCGCCTCCAAGGAGCGCAAGGGGCTCTCCCTCGCCGCGCTCAAGAAGGCGCTGGCCGCCGGCGGCTACGACGTGGAGAAGAACAACAGCCGCATCAAGCTGGGGCTCAAGAGCCTCGTCGGCAAGGGCACCCTGGTGCAGACCAAGGGCACCGGCGCCTCCGGCTCCTTCCGCCTCAGCAAGAAGCCCGGCGAGGTGAAGGAGAAGGCGCCCAAGAAGCGGGCAGCCGCGGCCAAGCCCAAGAAGCCGGCGGCTAAGAAGCCTGCCAGCGCCGCCAAGAAGCCCAAGAAGGCAGCGGTGAAGAAGAGCCCCAAGAAAGCCAAGAAGCCTGCAGCCACCGCCACCAAGAAAGCAGCCAAGAGCCCCAAGAAGACCGCCAAGGCTGGCCGCCCCAAGAAGGCAGCAAAGAGCCCGGCTAAGGCAAAGGCAGTGAAGCCCAAAGCTGCCAAGCCCAAGGCAGCCAAGCCCAAAGCAGCCAAGGCAAAGAAGGCAGCGCCCAAGAAGAAGTAA